The DNA segment GTGTCGAGCGCAAGCGGCTCGCCAATCCAGGTTGCGAGGCTGCCATGATCGGCCAGATCGTCATCGGTCAGCGGATGAACCAGGGCGCGAAGTCCCGTTGGTGCAATCATTGCCATGACCCGGTCGACGGCCTTCCTCCTGAAATGCACTTCGAACTGGGGCATCGGATGCGGACCGACTGGTCCGTCGGTCATCCGACCGACGAATTCTATCGGCGGCCCGGCCTGAGCTCCATTCAAGGCCGCGAATTGCGCATGAAGGGCCTCCGCCGCGGCCCGTTCGGCATCGTCGAAATAGACATGGGCATGATAAGGCGGGTCGTCGGTCATCGCCATTTTCTACGTCGGCCAACGCAGTTGGTCGAGTTGTGAAGCGGCACGGACGAGGCTAGGGCATCGCCATGCTGCTTACGATCGATGTCGGGAACACCAATGTCGTCTTCGCGCTGGTCAAAGAGGGCGATATCGTCGCCCGCTGGCGCATCGCCACCGACCCGCGCCGGACGGCCGATGAATATGCCGTCTGGCTTCACCAGCTTCTGGAACTGGAAGGGTTTGCCCGGTCGGACGTCGATACGGTGGCGATCGGCACGGTCGTCCCGCGCGCGCTGCACAATCTCGACGTCCTGGCGCAGAAATATTTCGGGGTAAAGCCGCTGGTGGCGGGGCAGGGGGCGGCATCCTGGCCGATCATGCTCGACGTTCCCGAGCCGCAAAGCGTCGGGGCGGACCGGGTGCTCAACGCGATGGCCGCGCATGCCCTCCATCCGGGAGATCTCATCGTCATCGATTTTGGCACCGCGACAACGTTTGACGTGATCGATTATGACGGCGCCTATAAGGGCGGGATCATTGCCCCCGGCATCAACCTCAGTCTCGATGCGCTGGTTGCGGCCGCGGCGAAGCTCCCGCGGATCGCAATCGCTGCCCCGGCGGATGACAGCCTTGTCGGCCGCACCACCGAGACGCAGATGCTGATCGGCGTTTATTGGGGTTATGTGGCGATGATCGAGGGACTGGTGCAACGGCTGAAGGCCGAAATCGGACGGCCGGTGAAGGTCATCGCAACCGGCGGTCTTGCAATCCTCTTCGACAAGCACACAGGGGCGTTCGATGCTATCGAGCCCGATCTCACTATTCAGGGCCTGGCCCAAATCGCTGCGGGAGCGCGCGCATGACGCCGGGTGAAGAGTTATTGTTCCTGGCTCTTGGCGGATCCGGGGAGATTGGCATGAACGTCAATCTTTACGGTTGCCGGGGCAAGTGGCTGATGGCCGACCTCGGCCTGACGTTTGCGGACACCGATTATCCCGGCATCGACCTGATCCTTCCCGATCTCGATTTTATCGAGCAGCGGATGAAGGACCTCGTCGGCATCGTCCTGACCCATGGTCATGAAGACCATATCGGCGCGCTTCCCTATCTCGCCGCGGACCTCAAGGTGCCGCTTTACGCGACGCCCTTTACCGCGGGATTGATCGCCGGGAAGCTGGAAGAGGAGGGGCTGACCGGACAGGTCAAGCTCAACATCGTCGAGCGCGGCGGATCGATCGACCTCGATCCATTTCGCGTGACCTATGTCGCGCTGGCCCACTCGATCCCGGAAGGCAATGGCCTGCTGATCGAAACGCCCCATGGTAACATCTTCCATACCGGCGACTGGAAGGTCGACGAAACGCCCGTCCTTGGCGAGGCTCCAAGCGTCGAGAGGCTGACCCGGATCGGCGATGACGGCGTGCTGGCGCTGGTCTGCGATTCCACCAATGTGTTCCAGGCCGAACCG comes from the Sphingomonas xanthus genome and includes:
- a CDS encoding DOPA 4,5-dioxygenase family protein — its product is MTDDPPYHAHVYFDDAERAAAEALHAQFAALNGAQAGPPIEFVGRMTDGPVGPHPMPQFEVHFRRKAVDRVMAMIAPTGLRALVHPLTDDDLADHGSLATWIGEPLALDTSVLDPPSKNKGVARFGISDF
- a CDS encoding type III pantothenate kinase, with amino-acid sequence MLLTIDVGNTNVVFALVKEGDIVARWRIATDPRRTADEYAVWLHQLLELEGFARSDVDTVAIGTVVPRALHNLDVLAQKYFGVKPLVAGQGAASWPIMLDVPEPQSVGADRVLNAMAAHALHPGDLIVIDFGTATTFDVIDYDGAYKGGIIAPGINLSLDALVAAAAKLPRIAIAAPADDSLVGRTTETQMLIGVYWGYVAMIEGLVQRLKAEIGRPVKVIATGGLAILFDKHTGAFDAIEPDLTIQGLAQIAAGARA